A window from Pokkaliibacter sp. MBI-7 encodes these proteins:
- a CDS encoding DedA family protein codes for MLSIFTPDTLHHLMQSYGLWLLFSVIMLESMGLPMPGETLLVTAALYAATEHGFSIYAVIGVAALAAVVGDNLGYLIGRSVGWPLLHRYGRYVHLTAARLRVGQYLFQQHGGKIVFFGRFVAFLRAFAALLAGANRMHWSHFLLMNGLGGVVWATLFGSGAYLLGDQIHRIAGPVGLVLLLVAIVAIVVGLRFFRHHEKELERRAEAALAAQGE; via the coding sequence ATGCTCTCCATCTTCACTCCCGATACCCTCCACCATCTGATGCAGAGCTACGGCCTGTGGTTGCTGTTCAGCGTCATCATGCTGGAAAGCATGGGTCTGCCGATGCCCGGTGAGACGCTGCTGGTGACGGCGGCACTGTACGCCGCCACCGAACACGGTTTCTCCATCTATGCGGTGATCGGTGTGGCGGCGCTGGCGGCGGTGGTGGGCGACAACCTCGGTTATCTGATAGGGCGCAGCGTCGGCTGGCCGCTGCTGCATCGCTATGGCAGGTATGTGCATCTGACCGCAGCTCGGTTGCGGGTCGGCCAGTATCTGTTCCAGCAGCATGGCGGCAAGATCGTCTTTTTCGGCCGCTTTGTCGCTTTCCTGCGTGCCTTTGCGGCCTTGCTGGCGGGCGCTAACCGCATGCACTGGTCACACTTCCTGCTGATGAACGGCCTGGGCGGGGTGGTCTGGGCCACGCTGTTTGGCAGTGGCGCCTATTTGCTTGGCGATCAGATTCACCGCATCGCCGGACCGGTCGGGCTGGTACTGCTGCTGGTGGCTATCGTCGCCATCGTGGTGGGGCTGCGCTTCTTCCGTCATCACGAAAAGGAACTGGAGCGCCGTGCCGAAGCAGCGCTGGCGGCACAGGGGGAATAA
- a CDS encoding TIM barrel protein, translating to MGSQSPTVTQPFTLAVCAEMIFRDLPVLERVKRIHELGFQVEIWDWTQHDIKALAASGATFSSMTGYITGTLADDAGADELLRTAALSIPVAKELGIPRLNLHGTGLDNRGLPVQPASVVTGAMWLKAADTLNRLADLGEQHDVTFVLENLNTEVDHPGVPFAKAQEVLELVAAVNRPGMKIMLDLYHAQIGEGNLIELLRRSAPHIGEIQVADVPGRCEPGTGEINYPAIARALYLQGYRGNIGLEGWASGDAVAALERFRAAFTLPDSLLV from the coding sequence ATGGGCAGCCAATCACCAACTGTGACACAACCTTTTACCCTGGCCGTCTGTGCCGAAATGATCTTCCGTGACCTGCCGGTGCTGGAGCGGGTCAAGCGTATCCATGAACTGGGCTTTCAGGTGGAAATCTGGGACTGGACCCAGCATGACATCAAAGCACTGGCTGCCAGCGGTGCCACCTTCTCCTCGATGACCGGCTACATCACCGGTACGCTGGCTGATGACGCCGGGGCCGACGAGCTGCTGCGCACGGCAGCGCTGTCGATTCCGGTAGCGAAGGAGCTGGGCATCCCCCGCCTCAACCTGCACGGCACCGGTCTGGATAACCGTGGCCTGCCGGTGCAGCCTGCCAGCGTGGTCACCGGTGCCATGTGGCTGAAAGCCGCCGATACCCTCAACCGGCTGGCCGATCTGGGTGAACAGCACGACGTCACCTTTGTGCTGGAAAACCTCAACACCGAAGTCGATCACCCCGGTGTGCCCTTTGCCAAAGCGCAGGAGGTACTGGAGCTGGTGGCGGCGGTCAACCGCCCCGGCATGAAGATCATGCTCGACCTCTATCACGCCCAGATTGGCGAGGGCAACCTGATCGAACTGCTGCGCCGCAGTGCGCCGCATATCGGCGAAATTCAGGTAGCCGATGTACCCGGCCGCTGTGAGCCCGGCACCGGTGAAATCAACTATCCCGCCATTGCCCGGGCGCTCTATCTGCAGGGCTACCGCGGCAATATCGGTCTGGAAGGCTGGGCCTCCGGCGATGCCGTCGCTGCGCTGGAGCGCTTCCGTGCCGCCTTCACCCTGCCCGACTCTCTGCTGGTGTAA
- a CDS encoding ATP-binding cassette domain-containing protein, which yields MSQHNTPLVEARNLIKHFGHVIALNGISMKVHAGEVLCLLGDNGAGKSTLIKTLSGVHSPTSGELLVDGQAMQFSSPRDALDAGIATVYQDLAMIPLMSITRNFFMGREPLKNFFGLKFLDMPAANAITHDEMQKIGIDIRDPEQAVGTLSGGERQCVAIARAVYFGAKVLILDEPTSALGVAQTSMVLKYINQVRDKGLGVIFITHNVRHAYAVGNSFTVLNRGRTLGTYSKSEITTDELQNLMAGGKELQDLASELGGTI from the coding sequence ATGAGCCAACACAACACCCCGCTGGTGGAAGCCCGCAACCTGATCAAGCATTTCGGCCACGTCATCGCCCTGAATGGTATCTCGATGAAGGTGCATGCCGGTGAAGTGCTGTGCCTGCTGGGCGACAACGGCGCCGGTAAATCGACCCTGATCAAAACCCTGTCCGGGGTCCACAGCCCCACCTCTGGCGAGCTGCTGGTGGACGGTCAGGCGATGCAGTTCAGCAGCCCGAGGGATGCGCTGGATGCCGGTATTGCGACGGTCTATCAGGATCTGGCGATGATCCCGCTGATGTCGATCACACGGAACTTCTTTATGGGCCGGGAGCCGCTGAAAAACTTCTTCGGCCTCAAATTCCTCGACATGCCGGCAGCCAATGCCATCACCCACGATGAGATGCAGAAGATCGGCATCGATATTCGTGACCCGGAGCAGGCGGTCGGCACCCTTTCCGGCGGCGAACGCCAGTGTGTGGCCATTGCCCGTGCGGTCTATTTCGGCGCCAAGGTGCTGATTCTCGATGAGCCCACCTCGGCCCTTGGCGTGGCCCAAACCTCGATGGTGCTGAAGTACATCAATCAGGTCCGCGACAAGGGCCTTGGGGTGATCTTCATTACCCACAACGTGCGCCACGCCTATGCCGTCGGTAACAGCTTCACCGTGCTCAACCGCGGCCGCACTCTCGGCACCTACAGCAAGAGCGAGATCACGACCGACGAGCTGCAGAACCTGATGGCCGGCGGTAAAGAGCTGCAGGATCTGGCCAGCGAACTGGGCGGCACCATTTAA
- a CDS encoding type I restriction endonuclease subunit R — protein sequence MSNFNEAALEQAIIELLGQQGYPYIEGSTLDRAPNEVLIKDDLRAYLARRYQNDDITAGEIDTIISALEKLPAGDLYDSNRAIHRRVADGFLLKREPVAGDKHRSRKDLYIQLIDYAPVGDSNIYKVVNQLEIEGKEKRIPDAVLYINGLPLVVFEFKSATRPEATLHDAYVQLTTRYSRDIPELMKYNALCVISDGANSRMGSLFAPYEFFYTWRKVTGDETIGQDGINALHTMIQGLFDKARLREVIRHFVIFPDVSKRDDKVVCRYPQFYAATRLYQNILAHRKLPDGKGGYSAGGDGKGGTYFGATGCGKSFTMLFLTRLLMKSAAFESPTIVLITDRTDLDDQLSGQFTNAKTYIGDNTVVSVESRAHLRELLQGRNSGGVFLTTIHKFTEDVKLLTERSNVICISDEAHRSQINLEQKVRVTEKGVKRTYGFAKYLHDSLPNATFVGFTGTPIDATLDVFGEVIDSYTMTESVKDEITVRIVYEGRAAKVVLDNNKLQEIEHYYAECAEQGSSEYAIEESKKASANMNAILGDPDRLKALAKDFVAHYETRVEEGATLKGKAMFVCSSREIAYQFWQAVTALRPEWKEVQAAPACAGLSEKALQDIKPMERIKMIMTRGKDDPKALYDMLGSKEYRKELDRQFKKAESNFKIAIVVDMWLTGFDVPFLDTIYIDKPIQRHNLIQTISRVNRKFEGKDKGLVVDYIGIKKQMNLALAHYNKADQQNIEEINQSVTVVKDHLDLLGKIFHHFDTSAYFTGSPLQQLNCLNMAAEFVQVTDKIEKRFMALVKRLKAAFDICSGSEAITQDERDLIHFYLAVRSIVFKLTKGDAPDTAQMNARVREMIAEALKADGVEEIFKLGEEQGGEVDIFDDDYLAKIEKIKLPNTRIKLLQQLLARAIEDFKKVNKAQAVDFSDKFRALVEKYNERDEDNVLVSDVLDEFSEEIVDLLQALKRERDSFADLGIDLEEKAFYDILLKLAHKYDFTYPEDKLLALAQAVKALVDDKAQFTDWDQREDIKAELKVGLILLLAKHGYPPVERDEVYKEIFEQAENFKKYRTA from the coding sequence TTGAGCAACTTCAACGAAGCAGCACTGGAACAGGCCATCATCGAGTTACTTGGTCAGCAAGGGTACCCCTATATCGAGGGAAGTACTCTCGACCGCGCCCCGAATGAGGTGCTGATCAAAGACGATCTGCGGGCGTATCTGGCCCGTCGCTACCAGAACGATGACATCACCGCCGGTGAAATTGACACCATTATCAGTGCGCTGGAAAAGCTGCCCGCCGGCGATCTTTATGACAGCAACCGTGCTATTCATCGCCGCGTGGCCGATGGCTTTTTGCTGAAGCGGGAGCCTGTAGCGGGTGATAAACACCGTAGCAGGAAAGACCTGTATATCCAGCTGATCGACTATGCGCCAGTGGGCGACAGTAATATCTACAAGGTGGTGAACCAGCTGGAGATTGAAGGCAAAGAGAAACGGATTCCTGATGCGGTGTTGTACATCAACGGCCTGCCGCTGGTGGTGTTTGAGTTCAAAAGTGCGACACGCCCGGAGGCCACCCTGCACGATGCCTATGTGCAGCTGACCACCCGCTATAGCCGCGATATTCCCGAACTGATGAAGTACAACGCGCTGTGTGTGATCAGCGATGGCGCCAACTCGCGTATGGGGTCATTGTTTGCGCCTTATGAGTTCTTCTACACCTGGCGCAAGGTGACGGGCGATGAAACCATCGGTCAGGACGGCATCAACGCGCTGCACACCATGATTCAGGGGCTGTTCGATAAAGCGCGGCTGCGCGAGGTGATCCGGCATTTTGTGATTTTCCCGGATGTTTCCAAGCGCGATGACAAGGTTGTCTGCCGCTACCCGCAGTTTTACGCTGCGACCCGGCTGTACCAGAACATTCTCGCGCACCGCAAACTGCCCGATGGCAAAGGCGGCTATAGCGCTGGCGGGGATGGCAAGGGTGGCACCTATTTTGGCGCGACCGGCTGCGGCAAGAGTTTCACCATGCTGTTTTTGACCCGCTTGCTGATGAAAAGCGCGGCCTTTGAAAGCCCGACCATTGTGCTGATTACCGATCGTACTGATCTGGATGATCAGCTCTCTGGCCAGTTCACTAATGCCAAAACCTATATTGGCGATAACACCGTGGTCAGCGTGGAAAGTCGGGCGCATCTGCGTGAGCTGCTGCAGGGGCGTAACAGCGGCGGCGTCTTTCTGACCACCATTCACAAGTTTACAGAGGACGTCAAACTGCTGACCGAGCGCAGCAATGTGATCTGTATTTCCGATGAAGCTCACCGCAGCCAGATTAATCTGGAGCAGAAGGTGCGCGTTACCGAGAAGGGGGTTAAACGCACCTATGGCTTCGCCAAATACCTGCACGACTCATTGCCTAACGCGACCTTTGTCGGCTTCACCGGCACACCGATCGACGCCACGCTGGATGTTTTTGGCGAGGTGATCGACAGCTACACCATGACTGAATCGGTGAAAGATGAGATCACCGTGCGCATTGTCTACGAAGGCCGCGCCGCTAAAGTCGTGCTCGATAACAACAAGCTGCAGGAAATTGAGCACTACTACGCCGAATGCGCCGAGCAGGGCAGCTCTGAGTACGCGATTGAGGAAAGCAAGAAAGCCAGCGCCAATATGAATGCGATTCTTGGCGACCCGGATCGTCTTAAGGCGCTGGCCAAAGACTTTGTGGCCCATTACGAAACGCGTGTGGAAGAAGGTGCGACCCTCAAAGGCAAGGCGATGTTCGTCTGTAGCAGTCGTGAGATTGCCTACCAGTTCTGGCAGGCAGTGACCGCCCTGCGGCCTGAGTGGAAAGAGGTTCAGGCGGCACCGGCGTGCGCGGGTTTAAGCGAGAAAGCGTTGCAGGACATCAAGCCGATGGAGCGGATCAAGATGATCATGACCCGGGGTAAGGATGACCCAAAAGCGCTGTACGACATGCTTGGCAGTAAGGAGTACCGCAAAGAGCTGGATCGTCAGTTCAAGAAGGCGGAATCCAACTTCAAAATCGCCATTGTGGTGGATATGTGGCTGACCGGCTTTGATGTGCCTTTCCTCGATACGATCTATATCGATAAACCGATCCAGCGCCATAACCTGATCCAGACGATCTCCCGCGTGAATCGCAAGTTTGAAGGCAAGGATAAGGGGCTGGTGGTGGACTATATCGGCATCAAAAAGCAGATGAATCTGGCACTGGCCCATTACAACAAAGCAGATCAGCAGAATATCGAAGAGATCAACCAGTCGGTGACGGTGGTGAAAGACCACCTCGACCTGCTCGGTAAGATTTTCCACCACTTCGACACATCCGCCTATTTCACGGGTAGCCCGTTGCAGCAGCTAAATTGCCTGAATATGGCCGCCGAGTTTGTGCAGGTGACGGACAAGATCGAGAAGCGTTTTATGGCGCTGGTGAAGCGTCTGAAGGCCGCTTTTGATATTTGCAGTGGCTCGGAGGCGATCACTCAGGATGAGCGTGATCTGATCCACTTTTATCTGGCTGTGCGCTCGATTGTGTTCAAACTGACCAAAGGCGATGCACCGGATACCGCGCAAATGAATGCCCGCGTACGGGAGATGATTGCTGAGGCGTTGAAGGCCGATGGCGTGGAAGAAATTTTTAAGCTGGGTGAGGAGCAGGGTGGCGAGGTGGATATTTTCGACGATGACTATTTAGCCAAGATCGAGAAAATCAAGCTGCCCAATACTCGTATCAAGCTGCTGCAACAACTGCTCGCCCGCGCCATTGAGGACTTCAAAAAGGTCAATAAGGCACAAGCGGTTGATTTTTCAGACAAGTTCCGCGCACTGGTCGAGAAATACAATGAGCGTGATGAGGACAATGTGCTGGTGAGCGATGTGCTGGATGAGTTCTCAGAGGAGATTGTTGATCTGCTGCAAGCGCTGAAACGGGAGCGGGACTCCTTCGCTGATCTGGGCATTGACCTTGAAGAGAAAGCCTTCTATGACATCCTGCTCAAGCTCGCGCACAAATACGACTTCACCTATCCGGAAGACAAGTTACTGGCGTTGGCTCAGGCGGTGAAGGCACTGGTGGATGATAAAGCGCAGTTCACCGACTGGGACCAGCGCGAAGATATCAAGGCTGAACTCAAAGTAGGGCTCATCTTGTTACTGGCCAAGCATGGATACCCGCCTGTGGAGAGAGATGAGGTTTACAAGGAAATCTTTGAGCAGGCGGAGAACTTTAAGAAATACCGCACAGCCTAG
- a CDS encoding VOC family protein yields the protein MSQLCSGFTPSVLPALLSIRLISADIQRLVSFYARLTGIEPIWYTEDFAELRSAVATLAIGSTRTRAFFAEGQGIAGGQSHTAIIEFMVDSVDALFEAQRGWLETSVVQAPTTMPWGNRSLVLRDPDGHYVNVFTPVSAEAVHRFTDV from the coding sequence ATGTCTCAGCTTTGTTCCGGCTTCACGCCCAGTGTTTTACCTGCCTTGCTGTCCATCCGGCTGATTAGCGCTGACATTCAGCGGCTGGTGAGTTTCTATGCCCGTCTCACCGGCATTGAGCCAATCTGGTATACCGAGGATTTTGCCGAGCTGCGCTCAGCGGTCGCGACACTGGCGATCGGTAGTACACGCACGCGGGCGTTTTTTGCGGAGGGTCAGGGTATCGCCGGTGGGCAGAGCCATACGGCGATTATTGAGTTTATGGTCGATAGCGTGGATGCGCTGTTCGAGGCGCAGCGCGGCTGGCTTGAGACGTCTGTTGTACAGGCGCCGACCACCATGCCTTGGGGCAACCGCTCGTTGGTGCTGCGTGACCCGGATGGCCACTACGTGAATGTATTTACACCCGTATCGGCAGAGGCTGTTCACCGCTTTACCGATGTGTAA
- a CDS encoding DUF3828 domain-containing protein, which yields MKALASALFACLALLFNPAVADTSTPPAVVKHFYHWYLQELKDNRDPLDNRQGQLEHGVAAKLASTLARQLQGDEPLDEDYFLKAQDFLDSWPQQQHVQWQGSGSDESEVLLTLGTAQEQWPLRVRLVQQEGQWRIREVQKP from the coding sequence ATGAAAGCCCTCGCCTCCGCCCTGTTCGCCTGCCTCGCCCTGCTGTTCAACCCCGCCGTGGCTGACACCAGCACACCGCCTGCGGTGGTCAAACACTTCTACCACTGGTATCTGCAGGAGCTTAAAGACAACCGCGACCCCCTCGATAACCGTCAGGGTCAGCTCGAGCACGGTGTCGCCGCCAAACTCGCCAGCACACTGGCCAGACAGCTGCAGGGTGACGAACCGCTGGATGAAGACTACTTCCTCAAGGCGCAGGACTTTCTCGACAGCTGGCCCCAACAACAGCACGTCCAGTGGCAGGGGTCGGGCAGTGACGAGAGCGAGGTGCTGCTGACCCTCGGCACCGCACAGGAGCAGTGGCCGCTGCGGGTCAGACTGGTGCAGCAGGAGGGTCAGTGGCGGATTCGTGAGGTGCAGAAGCCGTAG
- a CDS encoding Gfo/Idh/MocA family oxidoreductase: MSSNKPVNIALIGAGRIGSFHAESVARRLVDATLAAVADPMAAAAEKLAASLDCPLATSDIDAVLANADIDAVIIAAPARFHAGLVEKAALAGKAVFCEKPMALTLEEADRAIAAARTAGVPLQVGFNRRWDQAFHEGKAAIEQGKIGTPQLMRSVIRDPGPYQGDPARTPLWTIFYETLIHDFDTLLWLNAGARPVEVYAIADALIRPEFRDAGHLDTAMVTIRFDNGAMAVAEASFSALYGYDIRGEVFGDKGMVTMGDVRRSSMTLFGAEGVASDTWRMDTHHFVAGYTAQLAAFVETVRSGNVSGPTGADARAALQLALAAIQSVRDKQPVRLP, translated from the coding sequence ATGTCTAGCAACAAACCTGTCAACATCGCCCTGATCGGTGCCGGCCGCATTGGTTCCTTTCACGCCGAAAGCGTCGCCCGTCGTCTGGTTGACGCCACCCTCGCCGCCGTCGCCGACCCCATGGCCGCCGCCGCGGAAAAGCTCGCCGCCAGCCTCGACTGTCCACTGGCAACCAGTGATATCGATGCGGTGCTGGCGAATGCCGATATCGATGCGGTGATTATTGCGGCACCGGCCCGCTTCCACGCCGGGCTGGTGGAGAAAGCCGCCCTGGCGGGCAAGGCGGTGTTCTGTGAGAAGCCCATGGCACTGACGCTGGAAGAGGCCGACCGCGCCATCGCTGCGGCCAGGACTGCCGGTGTGCCACTGCAGGTTGGCTTTAACCGCCGCTGGGATCAGGCCTTCCATGAGGGCAAGGCGGCCATCGAGCAGGGCAAGATCGGCACGCCGCAGCTGATGCGCTCGGTGATTCGTGACCCCGGCCCCTATCAGGGCGATCCGGCCCGCACGCCGCTGTGGACGATTTTCTACGAAACCCTGATTCACGACTTCGACACCCTGCTATGGCTCAACGCCGGTGCCAGACCGGTGGAAGTCTATGCGATTGCCGATGCGCTGATTCGCCCCGAGTTCCGCGATGCCGGTCATCTGGACACGGCCATGGTCACCATTCGCTTTGATAACGGTGCCATGGCGGTAGCCGAGGCCAGCTTCAGTGCGCTCTACGGCTACGATATTCGCGGCGAAGTGTTCGGTGATAAGGGCATGGTCACCATGGGAGATGTGCGCCGTTCCAGCATGACCCTGTTCGGTGCCGAAGGCGTCGCCAGTGATACCTGGCGCATGGACACCCATCACTTTGTAGCAGGCTACACCGCCCAGCTGGCGGCCTTTGTCGAGACGGTGCGAAGCGGCAACGTCAGCGGCCCCACCGGCGCCGATGCCCGCGCCGCCCTGCAACTGGCGCTGGCCGCCATTCAGTCCGTCAGGGATAAACAGCCGGTACGCTTGCCATAA
- a CDS encoding ABC transporter permease, translating into MSLSSKTATASSASADERLKKVSLLTALVRRPELGAMAGLLLVILFFLIFANPTMFTLAGFMNFMAPAAQLGILAIGASLLMIGGEFDLSLGSMIAFAGLIFGTALTVLHLPLSLALLLTFGCALAFGTVNAQIVLRTGLPSFIVTLAFLFILRGLTLVGLKWASGGATQLRGIREAAGDSPLLTLFSGDAFEGLFKWAAEHGWIATFPNGTPTVTGVPVEILWFIAIAAVATWVLLRTQFGNWIFAAGGDARAARNSGVPVDRVKTILFITMAVCATLVAVLTVLDVGSTDARRGFQKEFEAIIAAVIGGCLLTGGYGSAIGAFFGAIIFGMVLIGLTYTNIDQDWYLVFLGGMLLLAVVFNNVIRKRVTGER; encoded by the coding sequence ATGTCTCTTTCCAGCAAAACCGCCACCGCCAGCAGTGCGTCAGCGGATGAACGACTGAAGAAAGTGTCACTGCTGACAGCGCTGGTGCGCCGTCCTGAACTCGGCGCCATGGCCGGGCTGCTGCTGGTGATCCTGTTCTTCCTGATATTTGCCAACCCGACCATGTTTACCCTGGCCGGCTTCATGAACTTTATGGCACCTGCGGCCCAGCTGGGTATTCTCGCCATCGGTGCCTCGCTGCTGATGATTGGTGGCGAGTTCGATCTGTCCCTCGGTTCGATGATCGCCTTTGCCGGGCTGATTTTCGGTACCGCCCTGACCGTCCTGCATCTGCCCCTCAGTCTGGCGCTGCTGCTGACTTTCGGCTGCGCGCTGGCATTCGGCACCGTCAATGCCCAGATCGTGCTGCGCACCGGTCTGCCGTCCTTCATCGTTACCCTGGCATTCCTCTTTATCCTGCGCGGTCTGACGCTGGTTGGGCTGAAATGGGCCAGCGGTGGCGCGACCCAGCTGCGTGGCATTCGTGAAGCGGCCGGTGACAGCCCGCTGCTGACGCTGTTCTCCGGAGATGCCTTTGAAGGGCTGTTCAAATGGGCCGCCGAGCACGGCTGGATCGCGACCTTCCCCAACGGTACGCCGACCGTCACCGGTGTCCCGGTAGAAATCCTCTGGTTCATCGCCATTGCCGCTGTCGCCACCTGGGTCCTGCTGCGCACCCAGTTTGGTAACTGGATCTTCGCCGCCGGCGGTGATGCCCGCGCCGCACGCAACTCCGGGGTGCCGGTTGACCGGGTCAAAACCATCCTGTTCATCACCATGGCGGTCTGCGCCACGCTGGTGGCCGTGCTGACGGTGCTGGATGTCGGCTCCACCGATGCCCGTCGCGGCTTCCAGAAAGAGTTTGAGGCCATCATTGCCGCAGTGATCGGCGGTTGCCTGCTCACCGGCGGCTACGGTTCAGCCATCGGTGCCTTCTTCGGCGCCATCATCTTCGGCATGGTGCTGATCGGTCTGACCTACACCAACATCGACCAGGACTGGTATCTGGTGTTCCTCGGCGGAATGCTGCTGCTCGCGGTGGTATTCAACAATGTGATCCGCAAACGTGTGACGGGAGAGCGCTGA
- a CDS encoding YafY family protein yields the protein MPHDLKRLSRLTALLTRLQTRRVVTAPALAAQFGVSVRTVYRDMRALEAAGIPIYTEEGKGYSLLEGYRLAPVSFTPEEAHALVTAEHLLSRQQDTALTLALSSAVSKVRAVLADEEREGAALLASRLATSPMQPVPAAADTLMLIQQALVSYQLVRIDYQAMGNDAVTTREVEPFALYFSLEGQWLLIGFCRLRQAFRLFRLGRMIRLETLPVHFAPHTLTLAEFLATRQKNFSHP from the coding sequence ATGCCCCACGACCTTAAACGCCTGTCGCGCCTGACCGCGCTGTTGACCCGGTTACAGACCCGTCGTGTGGTGACGGCGCCCGCGCTGGCGGCGCAGTTTGGCGTGAGTGTGCGCACGGTGTATCGGGATATGCGTGCGCTGGAGGCAGCAGGTATCCCGATTTATACCGAGGAAGGCAAGGGCTATTCACTGTTAGAGGGCTATCGGCTGGCGCCGGTAAGTTTTACCCCGGAGGAAGCCCATGCGCTGGTGACAGCGGAGCACCTGCTGTCCAGGCAGCAAGACACAGCGCTAACGCTGGCGCTGTCCTCCGCTGTCAGCAAAGTGCGGGCGGTGTTAGCGGATGAGGAGCGGGAAGGTGCTGCTTTGCTGGCTTCTCGCCTCGCGACCAGTCCGATGCAGCCTGTACCGGCTGCTGCCGATACGCTGATGCTGATTCAGCAGGCGTTGGTGAGTTATCAGCTAGTGCGCATCGACTATCAGGCGATGGGTAACGATGCAGTGACCACGCGCGAGGTGGAGCCGTTCGCGCTCTATTTCAGTCTGGAAGGGCAATGGTTGCTGATCGGTTTTTGCCGGTTACGGCAGGCATTCCGACTGTTTCGGTTAGGCCGGATGATAAGGCTGGAGACGCTGCCTGTTCACTTTGCTCCCCATACGCTGACGCTGGCCGAGTTTTTAGCCACCAGGCAGAAAAATTTCAGTCACCCCTGA